From Cyclopterus lumpus isolate fCycLum1 chromosome 4, fCycLum1.pri, whole genome shotgun sequence, a single genomic window includes:
- the loxl5a gene encoding lysyl oxidase-like 5a, giving the protein MEKLVLVSICLLGILVCFGTGQHHLRARVGPWRHRIEWENNGQVYSLLSTGTQYRSPAQNRRRTQLVLTTKNSFNRLHPPVALSRSTGTRHGDAAGGHIQQNDLNQMDASVLGVDAGQYLLASGRPGTHSRSPQSRATTGELVVVRSQPAPPNSSVAAFPSIQEFSGSGVPRGGRSTPGDGSQQATASPVRSPDFTHSRPGRIRSESSESTARSSDPAGRVTVAEGVGNTRRILQQTRLGDTTSAQRAHSLTRITPESNVSPTALSSNSVELHFPRPRPDTTRTTDMGDPRDPHSIHHRNSVFYNIYPPDRRNRIPVRPPPGPGYGTKFFHNGLPDLVPDPYYIQAASYIQRVQMYALRCAAEENCLSRSASHPSVRDLDYRVLLRFPQRVKNQGTADFLPVKPRHEWEWHSCHQHYHSMEAFSNYDLLDVSTGQKVAEGHKASFCLEDTSCDPGVRRRFACTSHTQGLGPGCYDTYHANIDCQWIDITDVLPGNYILKVTVNPSQMVQESDFSNNEVRCDIRYTGSYVQARNCRITV; this is encoded by the exons ATGGAGAAGTTAGTGCTTGTATCAATCTGCCTATTGGGTATTTTGGTGTGTTTTGGAACCGGTCAGCACCATTTACGCGCACGTGTCGGACCGTGGAGACACCGGATTGAGTGGGAAAATAACGGCCAGGTGTACAGTTTGCTGAGCACGGGGACTCAATATCGCTCACCTGCGCAGAACAGAAGACGCACTCAGCTCGTACTGACCACTAAAAACAGTTTTAACCGGCTTCACCCTCCTGTTGCACTCAGTAGATCCACCGGAACCAGACATGGAGACGCAGCCGGGGGACACATTCAACAAAACGACCTCAATCAAATGGATGCGTCGGTTCTTGGTGTTGATGCGGGTCAGTATTTACTCGCCTCGGGACGACCCGGGACACACAGTCGGTCCCCACAGAGCCGAGCAACCACCGGAGAGCTTGTGGTTGTCCGTTCACAACCGGCACCGCCCAACAGCAGCGTTGCGGCTTTCCCATCCATCCAGGAGTTCTCCGGCAGCGGAGTCCCGCGAGGAGGCCGGAGTACACCTGGAGATGGCTCGCAGCAGGCCACAGCGTCACCGGTAAGATCACCGGACTTTACGCACAGCCGACCTGGCAGGATAAGATCTGAGAGCTCAGAATCAACTGCCCGGTCATCCGACCCAGCTGGACGGGTCACAGTGGCTGAGGGTGTTGGGAACACACGTCGCATCCTGCAGCAAACCCGTCTGGGAGACACCACCAGTGCGCAAAGAGCGCACTCCCTGACCAGAATCACACCGGAGTCAAATGTTTCTCCCACAGCGCTGTCCAGTAACTCCGTAGAACTACACTTTCCTCGCCCGAGACCGGATACAACAAGGACTACGGACATGGGTGACCCACGGGACCCGCACAGTATTCATCACAGGAACTCAGTTTTCTATAATATTTATCCACCAGACCGCAGAAACAGGATCCCTGTGCGCCCTCCACCAGGACCGGGCTATGGAACCAAGTTCTTCCACAATG GTCTCCCGGACTTGGTTCCTGACCCTTACTACATCCAAGCTGCCTCTTACATCCAGAGAGTGCAGATGTACGCACTTCGCTGTGCCGCTGAAGAAAACTGTCTTTCCAG gTCTGCGAGTCATCCCAGTGTGAGGGACCTCGACTACAGAGTCCTGCTGCGCTTCCCACAGCGAGTGAAGAACCAGGGAACGGCAGACTTCCTCCCAGTGAAGCCCCGACATGAGTGGGAATGGCACAGCTGTCACCA GCATTACCACAGCATGGAAGCCTTCAGTAATTACGACCTGTTGGACGTCTCCACTGGACAGAAGGTCGCAGAGGGACACAAGGCCAGTTTCTGTCTGGAGGACACGTCTTGTGACCCGGGGGTGCGACGGCGCTTTGCCTGCACCTCTCACACACAG GGGCTCGGTCCTGGTTGCTACGACACCTATCATGCCAACATCGACTGCCAGTGGATCGACATCACTGACGTACTGCCTGGAAACTACATACTCAAG GTGACGGTGAACCCCTCTCAGATGGTTCAGGAGTCTGACTTCTCCAACAATGAGGTGCGCTGCGACATCAGGTACACAGGAAGCTACGTCCAGGCCAGAAACTGCAGAATCACTGTGTAA
- the mibp gene encoding muscle-specific beta 1 integrin binding protein isoform X2, producing MDMEAMTNTVKGWIENPVKFARSHGVSLSSASDVADPDEQTHILIVEGFLLYNYPPLLDVFDKSYYITIPYEECKRRRSTRQYTVPDPPGLFDGHVWPMYLKHRREMERSGLNIQCLDGLKSKEEIYNQAYEDIQNNLLNRL from the exons ATGGATATGGAGGCCATGACCAACACAGTGAAAGGCTGGATTGAGAACCCAGTGAAGTTCGCCCGTTCCCACGGAGTCTCTCTGTCGTCTGCATCCGACGTGGCCGACCCAGACGAGCAGACCCACATTCTGATCGTGGAGGGCTTCCTGCTCTACAATTACCC ACCTCTGCTGGATGTTTTCGATAAGAGCTATTACATCACGATTCCGTACGAGGAGtgcaagagaaggagaag TACGCGGCAGTATACGGTCCCTGACCCTCCCGGACTGTTTGATGGCCATGTGTGGCCGATGTACCTGAAGCacaggagagagatggagcgcAGTGGCTTGAATATCC AGTGCCTTGATGGTTTGAAGTCTAAAGAGGAGATCTACAACCAGGCGTATGAGGACATTCAGAACAATCTGCTCAATCGTTTATAG
- the mydgf gene encoding myeloid-derived growth factor: protein MATQHNFSVETLSFVLVFVLFAALVPVDASADRTKTVEFNVKPGGVVHTFSEAIREYECSFTYASQGGTNEQWLMSVGLSDDDSLFSCSVWRPQGKSYLFFTQFKAELKGTKIKYANAFSQTVAAGQNDVPLKPEEFIVGDSTVTQRDGKFSAQLSKLTAIGQTRHDEL, encoded by the exons atggccACCCAACATAACTTCAGTGTCGAGACTTTGTCGTTTGTGCTTGTGTTCGTGTTGTTTGCGGCGCTTGTCCCGGTCGATGCCTCCGCTGATCGGACGAAGACGGTGGAGTTTAACGTCAAACCGGGAGGAGTGGTGCACACGTTCAGCGAGGCGATT AGGGAGTATGAGTGCTCATTCACTTATGCTTCACAAGGGGGAACCAATGAG CAATGGCTGATGAGTGTGGGTCTGAGTGATGACGACAGCTTGTTTTCCTGCTCCGTGTGGAG GCCCCAGGGGAAATCCTACCTGTTTTTCACTCAGTTCAAAGCTGAACTGAAAGGAACCAAAATTAAATATGCTAATGCATTT TCTCAGACGGTGGCTGCAGGACAAAATGACGTGCCTTTGAAGCCGGAGGAATTTATCGTAGGAGACTCAACAG TGACCCAGCGAGATGGAAAATTCAGCGCTCAGCTCTCCAAACTGACCGCCATTGGACAGACGCGACACGATGAGCTGTAA
- the mibp gene encoding muscle-specific beta 1 integrin binding protein isoform X1, whose product MKYIIGIGGVTNGGKTTLTNKLIKTLPNCCVVHQDDFFKKPDQIEVGEDGFRQWDVLTAMDMEAMTNTVKGWIENPVKFARSHGVSLSSASDVADPDEQTHILIVEGFLLYNYPPLLDVFDKSYYITIPYEECKRRRSTRQYTVPDPPGLFDGHVWPMYLKHRREMERSGLNIQCLDGLKSKEEIYNQAYEDIQNNLLNRL is encoded by the exons aGTCACCAATGGTGGCAAAACCACTCTGACAAACAAGTTGATCAAGACTCTGCCCAACTGCTGTGTTGTGCACCAAGATGACTTCTTCAAG AAACCCGATCAGATAGAAGTCGGGGAGGACGGCTTTAGACAATGGGATG TGTTAACGGCTATGGATATGGAGGCCATGACCAACACAGTGAAAGGCTGGATTGAGAACCCAGTGAAGTTCGCCCGTTCCCACGGAGTCTCTCTGTCGTCTGCATCCGACGTGGCCGACCCAGACGAGCAGACCCACATTCTGATCGTGGAGGGCTTCCTGCTCTACAATTACCC ACCTCTGCTGGATGTTTTCGATAAGAGCTATTACATCACGATTCCGTACGAGGAGtgcaagagaaggagaag TACGCGGCAGTATACGGTCCCTGACCCTCCCGGACTGTTTGATGGCCATGTGTGGCCGATGTACCTGAAGCacaggagagagatggagcgcAGTGGCTTGAATATCC AGTGCCTTGATGGTTTGAAGTCTAAAGAGGAGATCTACAACCAGGCGTATGAGGACATTCAGAACAATCTGCTCAATCGTTTATAG